A portion of the Manduca sexta isolate Smith_Timp_Sample1 chromosome 20, JHU_Msex_v1.0, whole genome shotgun sequence genome contains these proteins:
- the LOC115446294 gene encoding angiotensin-converting enzyme — protein sequence MIMKIIGELALLGAIASVFVVAAQGRAAERAAEEAAGREYMRNLDELMAKANNKKTIASWNYESNLTTYNEEQLLKISLELAEDQKEYWKETMSYLWHEFEDEDLKRMFQKYSQLGTAALPEDLNERLIMAINNMQSNYAKATICDYKDRTKCDLHVEPDVTEIFANSNDAEELKYAWVEWHKAAGAPSKGNFTEYVQMDNEAAKLNGYDSVAEWWLGEYEEEDSEDQFAALWAQIKPLYEQIHAYVRRHLRLKYGEDVVSARGPIPAHLLGNIWAQTWNNVEKFTRPFPDKSDIDVTAALIAQNFTALKMFKTAEEFFTSLNLQPMTDTFWEKSIIEKPDDGREMVCHASAWDFYDGEDFRIRQCTTITDAFFKTTHHEMGHIQYYQQYKDQPVVYRAGANPGFHEAVGDVIALSVATPKHLRVMGLLEDGPDDLESNINQLYKMGLDKIVFLPFGYILDLFRYGVFRGTTTPNEYNCHFWQLRESLQGVEPPVPRTEDDFDPAAKYHISADVEYMRYYISYIIQFQFHRTLCQLAGEYTPGDSSNLLSNCDIYRSTAAGDALGKMLQMGSSRPWPDAMEAITGQRKMDASGVLEYFAPLYDWLKAENERNNEFVGWEPSTVQYCTPEQRAAMESSGFNTRVKKYANL from the exons ATGATAATGAAGATCATCGGGGAACTGGCCCTGCTGGGCGCGATCGCTTCGGTGTTCGTGGTGGCGGCCCAAGGTCGCGCTGCGGAGAGAGCGGCAGAAGAGGCCGCTGGGAGGGAGTACATGAGGAACCTTGACGAACTGATGGCGAAGGCCAACAACAAGAAGACCATCGCCTCATGGAATTATGAGAGTAACTTGACTACTTACAATGAAGAGCAGTTG CTCAAAATATCCCTGGAACTGGCTGAAGACCAAAAAGAATACTGGAAGGAAACCATGAGCTACCTATGGCACGAGTTCGAAGACGAAGACCTCAAGAGAATGTTCCAGAAGTATTCTCAGCTGGGGACTGCGGCTTTGCCTGAAGATCTGAACGAGAGACTGATCATGGCTATCAACAACATGCAGTCGAACTACGCGAAGGCAACTATTTGTGATTATAAGGATAGGACGAAATGTGATTTGCATGTCGAACCAG acgTGACAGAAATCTTCGCCAACAGCAATGATGCCGAAGAACTGAAGTATGCCTGGGTCGAATGGCATAAGGCAGCTGGAGCTCCGTCTAAAGGAAACTTCACTGAATATGTACAGATGGATAACGAGGCTGCCAAACTGAAcg GATACGACAGCGTCGCCGAATGGTGGCTAGGTGAGTACGAGGAAGAAGACAGCGAGGACCAGTTCGCAGCCTTGTGGGCCCAAATCAAGCCTTTGTACGAACAGATCCATGCTTACGTCAGGAGACATTTGCGTCTCAAGTATGGCGAAGATGTGGTTTCTGCTAGAGGACCGATACCAGCGCATTTGCTTG gtAATATCTGGGCCCAGACGTGGAACAATGTGGAGAAGTTTACTCGCCCATTCCCTGATAAATCAGATATCGATGTAACAGCGGCTCTGATTGCCCAG AATTTCACAGCACTGAAGATGTTCAAGACAGCTGAAGAGTTCTTCACGTCTTTGAACCTGCAACCCATGACTGACACGTTTTGGGAGAAGTCTATTATCGAGAAGCCTGACGATGGTAGAGAAATGGTTTGCCACGCCTCTGCATGGGATTTCTATGATGGTGAAGACTTCAG GATTCGTCAGTGCACAACAATCACGGATGCATTTTTCAAAACTACCCACCACGAAATGGGCCACATTCAATACTATCAACAGTACAAAGACCAGCCTGTGGTGTACCGAGCTGGAGCAAATCCAg GATTCCATGAGGCAGTAGGAGACGTTATTGCTCTGTCTGTCGCCACGCCAAAACATTTGAGGGTCATGGGCTTGTTGGAAGATGGCCCCGATGACCTTGAATCTAACATTAACCAACTTTATAAAATG GGCTTAGATAAAATAGTGTTTCTTCCCTTCGGATATATCTTGGACCTGTTTCGTTATGGCGTCTTCCGCGGGACCACTACCCCCAACGAGTACAACTGTCATTTCTGGCAACTCAGAGAGTCCTTGCAAGGAGTCGAACCCCCCGTGCCAAGAACTGAGGATGACTTCGATCCCGCTGCTAAATATCATATTTCTGCTGATGTTGAATATATGAG ATACTATATCTCTTACATAATCCAGTTCCAATTCCACCGCACGCTGTGCCAGCTGGCGGGCGAATACACGCCAGGCGACTCCAGCAATTTACTGTCCAACTGCGACATCTATAGGAGCACCGCCGCTGGTGACGCTTTAGG taaaatgttacaaatggGCTCTTCGAGACCTTGGCCTGATGCGATGGAGGCCATCACAGGCCAGAGGAAGATGGACGCCAGTGGAGTCCTGGAGTACTTCGCGCCGCTGTATGACTGGTTGAAGGCTGAAAACGAACGAAACAATGAGTTCGTCGGTTGGGAACCTAGCACTGTCC AATACTGCACGCCAGAGCAGAGAGCCGCGATGGAATCCTCAGGTTTCAACACCAGAGTGAAGAAATACGccaatttgtaa